The Streptomyces sp. NBC_01268 genome window below encodes:
- a CDS encoding ketoacyl-ACP synthase III family protein has translation MRWTGIHVLSCALATGSTEDVTTAIADGRYDPELAEAHGYVSVSSAEDTEPVDLAARAGTAALGRAAVDEAAIVLHAHAGSTPQGPDDVVPASYVQGRTLARGAFTVDVRQSCNGALAALQLSAAYLTAAGPGTAALLTTADRHGGPGVNRYRLDPGSVDADGASALVLHHGPGPLRLLSTAVQGDGRFTATPPPDPKDFPDRRAFLMAHRKRLLPMLRSMAETERDTIDQALADAGATPDDVTRWVFPNIGANMVDQEFRKGLGIGTERTTWDWGRTVGHMGTTNQFGGLTHLLETGAVRPGDLVALCGSGVGFSYGCAVLEVVEPPAWTPAATTPAQ, from the coding sequence ATGCGGTGGACCGGTATCCATGTGCTGTCCTGTGCGCTCGCGACAGGGAGCACCGAGGACGTCACGACGGCGATCGCCGACGGACGGTACGACCCCGAACTCGCCGAGGCGCACGGCTACGTGTCGGTCTCCTCCGCCGAGGACACCGAGCCCGTCGACCTGGCCGCCCGGGCCGGCACCGCCGCCCTCGGCCGGGCCGCGGTCGACGAGGCGGCCATCGTCCTGCACGCCCACGCGGGCAGCACCCCGCAGGGCCCCGACGACGTGGTCCCCGCCTCCTACGTGCAGGGCAGGACCCTGGCGCGCGGCGCCTTCACCGTCGACGTACGCCAGTCCTGCAACGGCGCCCTCGCCGCCCTGCAGCTCTCCGCCGCCTACCTGACCGCGGCCGGCCCCGGCACGGCGGCCCTCCTCACCACCGCCGACCGGCACGGCGGCCCCGGCGTGAACCGCTACCGCCTCGACCCCGGCAGCGTGGACGCCGACGGCGCCTCGGCGCTCGTCCTGCACCACGGCCCCGGCCCGCTGCGCCTCCTGTCGACGGCGGTACAGGGCGACGGCCGGTTCACGGCGACGCCCCCGCCCGACCCCAAGGACTTCCCCGACCGGCGCGCCTTCCTGATGGCGCACCGCAAGCGCCTGCTCCCGATGCTCCGCTCGATGGCGGAGACCGAGCGGGACACCATCGACCAGGCCCTCGCCGACGCGGGCGCCACGCCCGACGACGTGACGCGGTGGGTGTTCCCCAACATCGGCGCCAACATGGTCGACCAGGAGTTCCGCAAGGGCCTCGGCATCGGCACGGAGCGGACCACCTGGGACTGGGGCCGCACCGTCGGCCACATGGGCACGACGAACCAGTTCGGCGGACTGACCCACCTCCTGGAGACCGGAGCGGTGCGCCCCGGCGACCTCGTCGCCCTGTGCGGCAGCGGCGTCGGCTTCAGCTACGGCTGCGCCGTACTCGAAGTGGTCGAACCGCCCGCGTGGACGCCCGCCGCGACGACACCCGCGCAGTGA
- a CDS encoding MbtH family protein, producing the protein MFDDENAEYLVVINDEAQYSIWPAARDLPAGWAAEGGPRSRTECLDHIELVWTDMRPKSVREALENAGSLSGQGSRMVLSQLVDADELKAMSPEELREMLASLDDDVIYGEDGDVIEPNPGGETV; encoded by the coding sequence ATGTTCGACGACGAGAACGCCGAATACCTGGTCGTGATCAACGACGAGGCGCAGTACTCGATCTGGCCCGCGGCCCGCGATCTGCCGGCCGGCTGGGCGGCGGAGGGCGGACCCCGCTCCCGTACCGAGTGCCTCGATCACATCGAACTGGTCTGGACCGACATGCGCCCGAAGAGCGTGCGCGAGGCCCTGGAAAATGCCGGATCTCTTAGCGGACAGGGGAGTCGAATGGTTCTCTCACAGCTTGTGGACGCCGATGAACTGAAGGCCATGTCGCCGGAGGAGCTGCGCGAGATGCTGGCCAGCCTCGACGACGACGTGATCTACGGCGAGGACGGCGACGTCATCGAGCCCAACCCCGGTGGCGAAACGGTTTAG
- a CDS encoding MFS transporter, with product MDDQSKDRSGARQTLRQSFAPLSLRPFRILWTGNAISAIGSSMTRIALVFSVLSIGGSATDIGMVMAGQVGAQVVFTLAGGVWADRLQRQFVMLTADLIRAGAQAVLAVLLLSGNAQVWHLVVGGVVFGSAQAFFGPASSGLIAEIVPPEQLQRANALMTSCFSFFSVVSPALAGVAIALVGPGLVLAIDAVTFVVNAISLAMLKLAPRKVQVSGSFWADLGEGWKELISRRWLFLNMIAHGFQNLAIVAYFVLGPTIADKSLGGASSWGLIAAAYAAGSISGGVVALRLDPKRPLIAGNLAFALTALPLLALAVPMPVWAVMAAAFVGGTGGMFLDAVWRASLQQLIPDEVLSRVDSYDWMISTVAAPVGLALVGPLAATTSNTSTLLIAAVAIVLPLSATVLIPGVRAVRRLPDGRTVGPQPRGAVPEPRPEPEPVADRP from the coding sequence ATGGATGACCAGTCGAAGGACCGGTCCGGAGCACGGCAGACCCTGAGGCAGTCGTTCGCGCCACTCTCGCTGCGCCCGTTCCGGATCCTGTGGACCGGCAACGCGATCTCCGCCATCGGCAGCAGCATGACCCGCATCGCGCTGGTCTTCTCGGTCCTGTCGATCGGCGGATCCGCCACCGACATCGGCATGGTGATGGCCGGCCAGGTGGGTGCGCAGGTCGTCTTCACCCTCGCCGGCGGCGTGTGGGCCGACCGCCTCCAGCGCCAGTTCGTGATGCTGACCGCCGACCTGATCCGCGCCGGGGCGCAGGCGGTGCTCGCGGTGCTCCTGCTGAGCGGGAACGCGCAGGTCTGGCACCTGGTCGTCGGCGGTGTCGTCTTCGGCTCCGCCCAGGCCTTCTTCGGGCCGGCGTCCAGCGGACTGATCGCCGAGATCGTGCCGCCGGAGCAGCTCCAGCGCGCCAACGCGCTCATGACCTCCTGCTTCAGCTTCTTCAGCGTGGTCAGCCCCGCCCTCGCCGGTGTCGCCATCGCGCTCGTCGGACCGGGACTCGTCCTCGCGATCGACGCGGTCACCTTCGTCGTGAACGCGATCTCGCTGGCGATGCTGAAGCTGGCCCCGCGCAAGGTGCAGGTGTCGGGCTCGTTCTGGGCGGACCTGGGGGAGGGCTGGAAGGAGCTCATCTCCCGCCGCTGGCTCTTCCTCAACATGATCGCGCACGGCTTCCAGAACCTGGCCATCGTCGCGTACTTCGTCCTCGGACCGACCATCGCGGACAAGTCGCTGGGCGGCGCCTCCTCGTGGGGTCTGATCGCCGCGGCGTACGCCGCGGGCTCGATCTCCGGCGGAGTGGTGGCGCTGCGCCTCGACCCGAAGCGCCCGCTGATCGCCGGCAACCTGGCGTTCGCGCTGACCGCGCTGCCGCTGCTCGCGCTCGCCGTGCCGATGCCGGTGTGGGCCGTGATGGCGGCGGCGTTCGTCGGCGGCACCGGCGGCATGTTCCTCGACGCCGTCTGGCGGGCCTCGCTCCAGCAGCTGATCCCCGACGAGGTTCTGTCCCGGGTCGACTCGTACGACTGGATGATCTCCACGGTGGCGGCGCCGGTCGGCCTCGCGCTCGTGGGTCCGCTCGCCGCCACCACCAGCAACACGTCGACCCTGCTGATCGCCGCCGTGGCGATCGTCCTCCCGCTCTCCGCCACCGTGCTGATCCCCGGTGTCCGCGCGGTGCGCCGGCTGCCCGACGGCCGGACCGTCGGCCCGCAGCCGCGGGGCGCGGTGCCCGAGCCGCGGCCCGAGCCCGAGCCCGTGGCGGACCGACCGTAA
- a CDS encoding non-ribosomal peptide synthetase, protein MSDARPVPDRVAQAAARRPDALAVRDRTQALTYAALDDRVARVAAGLAARGVGPGDVVGVCVERGADLIVALLAVWRAGAAYLPLDPGHPADRIAYVLADSGAALVVTDATGEAATAPSGTGTARLSDLTTTHPAPAPSRASASGLAYLMYTSGSTGRPKGVAVRHAAVTATLAALADRPGLDADDVLVAVTTAAFDISVVELFLPLLAGGTVVVAGRADASDPGRLAALLADGATLMQATPATWRLLLDSGWAPPAGFRVWCGGEGLPPDLAERLARTGVPVWDLYGPTETAIWSAVSRLGPDGRLTDWAPLAGERVTVLDATAAPAAPGLVGEVYIEGSGLADGYVGRAGLTAATFVPAPGGARRYRTGDLGRVLPDGRVEILGRADHQVKINGHRVELGEIEARLAAHPRVRAAVVHPRTTPAGGKQLVAYLTGDPAPAEDLTAHLRTTLPDYMLPSDYVLLDTFPLNSNGKVDRGALPAPSPTHRAPYVAPATQDEALLVRVCEEALGLHGLGTSDDLVALGVDSLTAARLVSELRQATGAAPSTADVLRARTVAAVAALPRRRTTTPLPVPPAPDAPATPPSTTFGQRALWFLHRLAPEQDAYVEPWAVRLRGPLDVEALRDRLRAVLDRHEPLRTRFPVVDGAPAPVLDPVPDAPFTLSAADSPEALAALLAAEPKRPFDLAEELPFRAQLVRLAEDDHALVVSIHHMACDGLSLDILAAELSAPRLAAGLPTPYRAFASWQQTWLASPEGEAQLDHWQRTLTGLDRSRLPTDRPRPKTRTADGDAIAFTLPADLVTRVEELGSDRGTTPFTVYLAAFQALLSRHAPGADVVVGTPAAARPTPALADTIGYFANQLPIRTRTTGNPPFTEFLSRTRAAVLDAVDHQDVPFDRVVDRLSPDRSLTENPLFDTSFTYTPAPRTPFRVAGTTAEPLPVPRRTAKFDLTLDLVRRPDGTVTGELEYATALYDRATADRLTARFRTLLTAATTAPHTPLAALDLLPAPERTALASYATGPTAPPEATLLHELIERVARTRPNAPAVVDADGRTLTFAELNADANRLARHLIARGVRPEDVVGVALRSGPPLLTTLLAILKAGAAYLPLDPADPAPRHAALLKAAGAHLAVSEHPLPDTPTLSPTPDGMHELPATNLQLNLPPTTLAYVIFTSGSTGLPKGVQVEHRNIVNYVTWARDAYRSTRGAGAPLYSSMAFDLPVTSVFPVWAAGEPVTCGAKERSAENLVASAARGGFGLLKLTPSHLALLDQALTPREFATAADHLVIGGEQLHGHMLTPWKTHAPSTRVINEYGPTETTVGCTWHAIRAGDVPDEVIPVGVPVANTTARVLDATLRPVPVGVFGDLWIGGTQVTRGYRAAPRQTAERFLPDPYASEPGARMYRTGDVARFRADGILEYAGRSDDQLKVRGYRIEPHEVEAAIVAHPEVDEAVVVVRDDLLTAYVTPSHANTTALRASLATHLPAHLIPTRWAPLPALPRTPSGKIDKPALPTPPAHTPQLHDHASQVAAEVSEVVATLLGIDAPDLDENFFDLGGDSLLAMKTAARLKSRFGVPLTVMDLFAATLTDLVTRIESDLDTQP, encoded by the coding sequence ATGAGCGACGCCCGCCCCGTACCCGACCGGGTCGCCCAGGCCGCCGCCCGGCGCCCGGACGCCCTCGCCGTACGCGACCGCACGCAGGCGCTGACGTACGCCGCGCTGGACGATCGGGTCGCCCGCGTCGCCGCGGGCCTGGCGGCGCGCGGGGTCGGCCCCGGCGACGTGGTCGGCGTCTGCGTCGAGCGCGGGGCGGACCTGATCGTCGCCCTGCTCGCCGTGTGGCGCGCAGGCGCCGCCTACCTCCCCCTCGACCCGGGCCACCCGGCGGACCGCATCGCCTACGTCCTCGCCGACTCCGGCGCCGCCCTGGTGGTGACCGACGCGACCGGCGAGGCGGCGACGGCCCCGTCCGGAACCGGCACCGCACGCCTCTCCGACCTGACGACCACCCACCCGGCCCCGGCCCCCTCCCGTGCTTCGGCCTCCGGCCTGGCCTACCTGATGTACACGTCCGGCTCCACGGGCCGCCCCAAGGGCGTCGCCGTCCGCCACGCGGCGGTGACGGCGACCCTCGCGGCGCTGGCCGACCGGCCCGGACTCGACGCGGACGACGTGCTGGTGGCGGTGACGACGGCGGCGTTCGACATCTCGGTCGTCGAACTGTTCCTGCCGCTGCTCGCCGGCGGCACGGTCGTGGTCGCCGGCCGCGCCGACGCGAGCGACCCCGGCCGCCTCGCCGCACTCCTCGCCGACGGCGCCACGCTCATGCAGGCGACCCCGGCGACCTGGCGCCTGCTCCTCGACTCCGGCTGGGCGCCGCCCGCCGGCTTCCGCGTCTGGTGCGGCGGCGAGGGCCTGCCGCCGGACCTGGCCGAGCGCCTGGCCCGTACCGGCGTCCCCGTGTGGGACCTGTACGGCCCGACGGAGACGGCCATCTGGTCGGCCGTCTCCCGGCTCGGCCCGGACGGCCGGCTGACGGACTGGGCGCCGCTCGCGGGCGAACGCGTCACGGTCCTCGACGCCACCGCGGCGCCCGCCGCACCGGGCCTGGTCGGCGAGGTGTACATCGAGGGCAGCGGCCTCGCGGACGGGTACGTCGGCCGGGCCGGGCTCACGGCCGCCACGTTCGTCCCGGCCCCGGGCGGCGCGCGCCGCTACCGGACCGGGGACCTCGGCCGGGTCCTGCCGGACGGCCGGGTGGAGATCCTCGGCCGGGCCGACCACCAGGTGAAGATCAACGGACACCGGGTGGAGCTGGGCGAGATCGAGGCGCGGCTCGCGGCCCACCCCCGGGTACGGGCGGCGGTCGTCCACCCCCGGACGACGCCGGCGGGCGGCAAGCAGCTGGTCGCGTACCTGACCGGCGACCCGGCCCCGGCAGAGGACCTGACCGCGCACCTGCGCACCACGCTCCCCGACTACATGCTGCCGTCCGACTACGTCCTCCTGGACACGTTCCCGCTCAACAGCAACGGCAAGGTCGACCGCGGCGCGCTCCCGGCCCCCTCCCCCACCCACCGGGCCCCGTACGTGGCCCCGGCGACACAGGACGAGGCCCTGCTGGTCCGCGTCTGCGAAGAGGCCCTCGGCCTGCACGGCCTGGGCACGTCCGACGACCTGGTCGCCCTGGGCGTGGACTCGCTCACCGCGGCCCGGCTGGTGTCGGAGCTGCGGCAGGCGACGGGGGCGGCTCCGTCCACGGCGGACGTGCTGCGCGCCCGTACGGTCGCCGCGGTGGCAGCCCTCCCCCGCCGCCGGACGACCACCCCGCTGCCCGTGCCCCCCGCGCCCGATGCCCCCGCGACTCCGCCGTCGACGACCTTCGGCCAACGCGCCCTGTGGTTCCTGCACCGGCTGGCGCCCGAGCAGGACGCGTACGTGGAACCGTGGGCGGTCCGGCTGCGCGGCCCGCTCGACGTGGAGGCGCTGCGGGACCGCCTGCGCGCCGTCCTCGACCGCCACGAGCCCCTGCGGACCCGCTTCCCCGTGGTCGACGGCGCACCCGCCCCGGTCCTGGACCCGGTCCCGGACGCCCCGTTCACCCTCTCCGCGGCCGACTCCCCCGAGGCGCTCGCGGCACTGCTGGCGGCGGAGCCGAAGCGCCCGTTCGACCTGGCGGAGGAGCTCCCCTTCCGCGCGCAGCTCGTCCGCCTGGCCGAGGACGACCACGCCCTGGTGGTGTCGATCCACCACATGGCCTGCGACGGCCTGTCCCTGGACATCCTGGCCGCAGAGCTGTCGGCTCCCCGCCTCGCGGCCGGACTCCCCACCCCCTACCGCGCGTTCGCGTCGTGGCAGCAGACGTGGCTGGCCTCCCCCGAGGGCGAGGCCCAGCTGGACCACTGGCAGCGGACCCTGACCGGTCTGGACCGCTCCCGCCTCCCCACGGACCGCCCCCGCCCGAAGACCCGGACCGCCGACGGCGACGCGATCGCGTTCACCCTGCCCGCCGACCTGGTGACCCGCGTGGAGGAACTGGGCTCGGACCGGGGCACGACCCCCTTCACGGTCTACCTGGCGGCGTTCCAGGCCCTGTTGTCCCGCCACGCCCCCGGCGCCGACGTCGTCGTGGGCACGCCGGCGGCGGCCCGCCCGACCCCCGCCCTGGCCGACACGATCGGCTACTTCGCCAACCAGCTCCCCATCCGCACGCGCACGACGGGCAACCCGCCCTTCACCGAGTTCCTGTCCCGGACGAGGGCGGCCGTCCTCGACGCGGTGGACCACCAGGACGTGCCGTTCGACCGGGTGGTGGACCGGCTGTCCCCGGACCGCTCCCTCACGGAGAACCCCCTCTTCGACACCTCCTTCACCTACACCCCGGCCCCCCGCACGCCGTTCCGGGTCGCGGGCACGACGGCCGAACCCCTCCCCGTACCGCGCCGCACCGCGAAGTTCGACCTGACCCTGGACCTGGTCCGCCGGCCGGACGGGACGGTGACGGGCGAGCTGGAGTACGCGACGGCGCTGTACGACCGGGCGACGGCGGACCGCCTCACCGCCCGCTTCCGCACCCTCCTCACGGCGGCGACGACTGCCCCGCACACCCCGCTGGCCGCCCTGGACCTGCTCCCCGCCCCGGAGCGGACGGCCCTGGCGTCCTACGCGACGGGCCCGACCGCACCCCCCGAGGCCACGCTGCTGCACGAGCTGATCGAGCGGGTGGCCCGCACCCGTCCGAACGCGCCGGCGGTGGTCGACGCGGACGGCCGCACCCTCACCTTCGCCGAGCTCAACGCCGACGCGAACCGCCTGGCCCGGCACCTGATCGCCCGGGGCGTCCGCCCGGAGGACGTGGTCGGCGTGGCCCTCCGCAGCGGCCCGCCCCTGCTGACCACCCTCCTGGCGATCCTCAAGGCGGGCGCGGCCTACCTCCCCCTGGACCCCGCGGACCCGGCCCCCCGCCACGCGGCACTCCTGAAGGCGGCGGGGGCCCACCTGGCGGTGTCGGAGCACCCGCTCCCGGACACCCCCACGCTGTCACCGACCCCGGACGGCATGCACGAACTCCCCGCGACCAACCTCCAGTTGAACCTGCCCCCCACGACCCTCGCCTACGTCATCTTCACCTCGGGCTCGACGGGCCTGCCGAAGGGCGTGCAGGTGGAGCACCGCAACATCGTCAACTACGTGACGTGGGCGCGGGACGCCTACCGCTCGACACGCGGCGCGGGCGCACCGCTGTACTCGTCGATGGCGTTCGACCTGCCGGTGACCTCGGTGTTCCCGGTGTGGGCGGCGGGCGAACCGGTGACGTGCGGGGCGAAGGAACGCAGCGCGGAGAACCTGGTGGCGTCCGCGGCCCGGGGCGGCTTCGGCCTCCTGAAACTGACCCCGTCCCACCTGGCGCTCCTCGACCAGGCCCTGACCCCGCGGGAGTTCGCCACGGCGGCGGACCACCTGGTCATCGGCGGCGAACAACTCCACGGCCACATGCTCACCCCGTGGAAGACCCACGCCCCGTCGACACGCGTCATCAACGAGTACGGCCCGACGGAGACGACCGTCGGCTGCACCTGGCACGCGATCCGGGCCGGCGACGTCCCCGACGAGGTGATCCCCGTCGGCGTCCCCGTGGCGAACACGACCGCCCGCGTCCTGGACGCGACCCTGCGCCCGGTCCCGGTCGGCGTGTTCGGCGACCTGTGGATCGGCGGCACCCAGGTGACCCGCGGCTACCGCGCCGCCCCCCGGCAGACGGCGGAACGCTTCCTCCCCGACCCGTACGCGTCCGAGCCGGGCGCCCGCATGTACCGCACCGGCGACGTGGCGCGCTTCCGCGCCGACGGCATCCTGGAGTACGCGGGCCGCTCGGACGACCAGCTGAAGGTCCGCGGCTACCGGATCGAACCGCACGAGGTGGAGGCGGCGATCGTGGCGCACCCCGAGGTCGACGAGGCGGTGGTGGTCGTCCGCGACGACCTCCTGACGGCCTACGTCACCCCGTCCCACGCGAACACCACGGCGCTCCGCGCGTCCCTGGCCACCCACCTCCCCGCCCACCTGATCCCCACCCGCTGGGCCCCCCTTCCGGCCCTCCCCCGCACCCCCAGCGGCAAGATCGACAAACCCGCCCTCCCCACGCCCCCCGCGCACACCCCCCAGCTCCACGACCACGCCTCCCAGGTCGCTGCGGAGGTATCGGAAGTGGTGGCCACCCTCCTGGGCATCGACGCCCCGGACCTGGACGAGAACTTCTTCGACCTGGGCGGCGACTCCCTCCTGGCCATGAAGACCGCAGCCCGCCTGAAGTCCCGCTTCGGCGTCCCCCTCACCGTCATGGACCTCTTCGCGGCCACCCTCACGGACCTGGTCACCCGCATCGAATCGGACCTGGACACCCAGCCCTGA
- a CDS encoding thioesterase II family protein, whose amino-acid sequence MADAPSRWIRRYRTAPDAPVQLVCLPHAGGAASYYRPLALPLHPEVEVLAVQYPGRQDRYNDPCIDDFEELTERTLAAVRPAIDRPVALFGHSMGSLLAFEVARRLEAEGIEPLALFASAKRPPSRHHIELPRQATDEELISEIAALDGTEERLLVSEDMRVLFLPALRADYTALAVYRPTDARLACPVVALVGDDDERVSVDDAAAWENHTTGPFDLNVFSGGHFYLNDQWEDVAAVIKRRAADLVPQQG is encoded by the coding sequence ATGGCCGACGCGCCGAGCAGATGGATTCGCCGCTACCGGACCGCGCCCGACGCCCCGGTGCAGCTGGTGTGCCTCCCGCACGCCGGCGGGGCCGCGAGCTACTACCGGCCGCTGGCCCTGCCGCTGCACCCCGAGGTCGAGGTGCTCGCGGTGCAGTACCCGGGACGCCAGGACCGGTACAACGACCCGTGCATCGACGACTTCGAGGAGCTGACCGAGCGCACGCTCGCCGCGGTGCGGCCCGCGATCGACCGGCCGGTGGCGCTGTTCGGGCACAGCATGGGCTCGCTGCTGGCCTTCGAGGTGGCCCGGCGGCTCGAAGCCGAGGGGATCGAGCCGCTCGCGCTGTTCGCCTCGGCCAAGCGGCCGCCGTCCCGGCACCACATCGAGCTGCCGCGGCAGGCGACCGACGAGGAGCTGATCTCGGAGATCGCCGCGCTGGACGGCACCGAGGAGCGGCTCCTGGTCAGCGAGGACATGCGGGTGCTGTTCCTGCCCGCGCTGCGCGCGGACTACACGGCGCTCGCGGTCTACCGGCCCACCGACGCCCGGCTCGCCTGCCCGGTGGTGGCCCTGGTCGGCGACGACGACGAGCGGGTCTCCGTGGACGACGCCGCCGCGTGGGAGAACCACACCACCGGCCCGTTCGACCTGAACGTCTTCTCCGGCGGGCACTTCTACCTCAACGACCAGTGGGAGGACGTCGCCGCCGTCATCAAGCGGCGCGCGGCCGACCTGGTGCCGCAGCAGGGCTGA
- a CDS encoding cupin-like domain-containing protein, protein MTTTARPVSVDVRTALSPAEFRAEYQGRRPVVIRGAVAGMPAVSTWSAAHLAAIAPDQRVQLKVGTVSAGRTSVVRLADYAKELAEWEARLAEDPTLVAEPPGYLHDVPLLSMIPALRRDLGPFPVGFFPPFFRDRWWQFTQFFVGPSRAQTPLHFDTLLTHNLFFQIQGSKRFVMVADAERDKCYPYNWRWAEVDPEAPDLDRHPRFRDATVLTCDVEAGDMFYMPPGTLHKVTSPQASISFNIDWHDRASALRGIAAVREGMPLTNLRYNLLFALGVVAGLPRGLVMPGLRSYYSYIS, encoded by the coding sequence GTGACGACAACGGCCCGACCCGTCTCCGTCGACGTGCGGACCGCGCTGAGTCCCGCCGAGTTCCGCGCCGAGTACCAGGGGCGCAGGCCGGTGGTGATCCGCGGCGCGGTCGCCGGCATGCCCGCGGTCTCCACCTGGTCCGCCGCCCACCTCGCCGCGATCGCGCCCGACCAGCGGGTGCAGCTCAAGGTCGGCACCGTCTCGGCCGGGCGCACCTCGGTCGTCCGGCTCGCCGACTACGCCAAGGAGCTCGCCGAGTGGGAGGCCCGGCTCGCCGAGGACCCCACCCTCGTCGCCGAGCCGCCCGGCTACCTGCACGACGTGCCCCTGCTCTCCATGATCCCGGCGCTCCGCCGCGACCTGGGGCCCTTCCCCGTCGGGTTCTTCCCGCCGTTCTTCCGCGACCGCTGGTGGCAGTTCACCCAGTTCTTCGTCGGGCCCTCGCGCGCCCAGACCCCGCTCCACTTCGACACGTTGCTCACGCACAACCTGTTCTTCCAGATCCAGGGGTCGAAGCGGTTCGTCATGGTCGCCGACGCCGAGCGCGACAAGTGCTACCCGTACAACTGGCGCTGGGCCGAGGTCGACCCCGAGGCCCCCGACCTGGACAGGCACCCGCGCTTCCGGGACGCGACGGTGCTGACCTGCGACGTCGAGGCGGGCGACATGTTCTACATGCCGCCCGGCACGCTCCACAAGGTCACCTCGCCCCAGGCGTCGATCTCGTTCAACATCGACTGGCACGACCGGGCCAGCGCCCTGCGCGGCATCGCGGCGGTCCGCGAGGGCATGCCGCTCACCAACCTCCGGTACAACCTGCTGTTCGCGCTCGGGGTCGTCGCCGGCCTGCCGCGCGGCCTGGTGATGCCGGGACTGCGCTCGTACTACTCGTACATCTCCTAG
- the ectB gene encoding diaminobutyrate--2-oxoglutarate transaminase, protein MNIFEQRESGVRSYSRRWPVVFSRASGSRLYGEDGRGWLDFFAGAGSLNYGHNNPVLKRALLDYIESDGVTQALDMFTGARRELLETLHELVLRPRGLDHKVLFPGPGGANAVEAAMKLARTVTGRTEIVHFTNSFHGATLGALTVTGNPLHRRSAGLPLTGTTSVPFDGYDEHPRPDHLARMLAGPASGLDRPAAVIVETVQAEGGVNVASGEWLRALAELCREHGILLIVDDIQAGCGRTGAFFSFEDAGVVPDLVCLSKSIGGYGLPLTLLLVRPELDVWRPGAHSGTFRGVNPAFVTATEALRVYWRDDVLEKSTRAKGEWVANALRGIVNAHPGAGLSTRGRGLIHGLVLGAGLADAVSDEATARGLLVETAGPHDEVVKLLPPLTITEAELAEGLAILEESVRVVLGRAG, encoded by the coding sequence TTGAACATCTTCGAGCAGCGCGAGTCCGGCGTGCGGTCCTACAGCAGGCGCTGGCCGGTCGTCTTCTCCCGCGCCTCCGGAAGCCGCCTGTACGGCGAGGACGGGCGCGGCTGGCTCGACTTCTTCGCCGGCGCCGGCTCACTGAACTACGGCCACAACAACCCTGTCCTGAAGCGGGCGTTGCTCGACTACATCGAGAGCGACGGCGTCACCCAGGCCCTCGACATGTTCACCGGCGCCCGGCGCGAGCTCCTGGAGACCCTCCACGAGCTGGTGCTGCGGCCCCGCGGCCTGGACCACAAGGTCCTCTTCCCGGGCCCGGGCGGCGCCAACGCCGTCGAGGCCGCCATGAAGCTGGCCCGCACGGTCACCGGCCGCACCGAGATCGTGCACTTCACCAACTCCTTCCACGGCGCCACGCTCGGCGCGCTCACCGTCACCGGCAACCCCCTGCACCGCCGCTCCGCCGGGCTGCCCCTCACCGGCACCACCTCGGTGCCCTTCGACGGCTACGACGAGCACCCGCGCCCCGACCACCTGGCCCGCATGCTCGCCGGCCCCGCCAGCGGACTCGACCGGCCGGCCGCGGTCATCGTCGAGACGGTGCAGGCCGAGGGCGGCGTGAACGTGGCGAGCGGCGAGTGGCTGCGGGCCCTCGCGGAGCTGTGCCGGGAGCACGGCATCCTGCTGATCGTCGACGACATCCAGGCCGGCTGCGGCCGCACCGGCGCCTTCTTCAGCTTCGAGGACGCGGGCGTCGTACCCGACCTGGTCTGCCTCTCGAAGTCCATCGGCGGGTACGGGCTCCCCCTCACCCTCCTCCTGGTCCGCCCCGAGCTCGACGTGTGGCGGCCCGGCGCGCACAGCGGCACCTTCCGCGGCGTGAACCCGGCGTTCGTCACCGCGACGGAGGCGCTGCGCGTCTACTGGCGCGACGACGTCCTGGAGAAGTCCACCCGCGCCAAGGGCGAGTGGGTCGCGAACGCGCTCCGGGGCATCGTCAACGCCCACCCCGGCGCGGGCCTGTCCACCCGGGGCCGCGGCCTCATCCACGGCCTCGTCCTCGGCGCGGGCCTGGCCGACGCGGTGTCCGACGAGGCGACCGCGCGGGGCCTGCTGGTGGAGACCGCGGGACCGCACGACGAGGTCGTGAAGCTGCTGCCGCCGCTGACGATCACCGAGGCGGAGCTGGCGGAGGGGCTGGCGATCCTGGAGGAGTCCGTACGGGTGGTGCTCGGCCGGGCGGGCTGA